The nucleotide sequence CCGACCCGGAAACCAAACCCGAACAAGACTCCACCCTCGCTCCACCGCAACAACCAAATTTCACCGGAAACTACTCTATTTGGCCTCCCAAACAACGCACTCGCGACGCCGTCAAAAACCGTTTGATCGAAACACTTTCCACTCCCTCAGTCCTCACCAAACGCTACGGCACAATGTCCGCTGACGAAGCCTCCGCCGCCGCTATCCAGATCGAGGACGAAGCTTTCTCCGTCGCCAATGCTTCCTCTTCAACTAGCAACGATAACGTTACGATTCTTGAGGTTTACTCGAAGGAGATCAGTAAGCGCATGATCGAGACTGTTAAAGCTAAATCTCGTCTCGCTGATGACGGTAACACCTCCGTCG is from Medicago truncatula cultivar Jemalong A17 chromosome 1, MtrunA17r5.0-ANR, whole genome shotgun sequence and encodes:
- the LOC11417199 gene encoding MFP1 attachment factor 1; protein product: MSDPETKPEQDSTLAPPQQPNFTGNYSIWPPKQRTRDAVKNRLIETLSTPSVLTKRYGTMSADEASAAAIQIEDEAFSVANASSSTSNDNVTILEVYSKEISKRMIETVKAKSRLADDGNTSVGTPSSAADAVAVLSLD